The genomic segment ATAAGCTATTCCGTTGTCATCTACATAGGCTGCATTGAAGAATCCTTCATAAAATGGCTTGCCAGACTGATTACCGATCTCGATATAGGGGGTGACGAACAGCGTATCCTCTACAAAGACACAAGCTACAGCAATATCACGTTCAAACACATCTTACTACCCATCTGGATCAGCTCCTACCGATATAAAGGTGAAATTTATCGCTTCATGGTTAACGGACAAACCGGTGAAGTGCAAGGCCAGCGGCCGTGGAGCAAACTCAAAATTGCAGCGGCCATCTTTGGTGGCTTACTACTTGTTGCCATCCTGATCTTTGTTCTTGAGCAAACGGGATAGGCTATACGTATGTGTAATTTGTAGCATTTCGGTTGTATACAGGAACCAATTGCCCGCCCTTTCTTATTTTACAGGTGCTAAACCATTAAATTCATTCGTTTTCGGACGAAAGATGATAGATACTTCCCTGTTTGATGACATGCCGGCCAATGCGCGGCTCTGGGTTTATACGGTAAACCAACCGCTTAGCAGCGATACCGAAGCCTTGATTGACGCGCAATTGAGTCGCTTCATGGCGGCCTGGCAATCCCATGGCCGCAAGGTTCAAGGACGCTTTGCAATCCTTGAAAACCGGTTTATCCTGATTACCGCAGACATCCCGGAAGCAGACATCTCCGGTTGCGGCATTGATGCGTCAGTGCATGCGCTGGAAGAAGCCGGCAAAAAGCACAACTTTGAGCTCCTCTCAGGACTCCACGTCCTGTACCGGGACGCGCAAGGCGTGGTGCAAAATGCTGCAAGGCCGGCGTTTAGAAAGCTTGTTCGTTCGGATGCAGTGACAAGCGATACGATTGTATTTGACACCAGCCTCACCACTTTAGCACAGTTGAGATCGGGTGGATTCGAGTTGCCGGCGCACGCTTCATGGCATGCTATGGTCTTCCGCATTCCGTCTCCATCTGCCTGAGCCCCCTGTACCCACGCAAATAATTAGTCTATTTGTATCATTTACTTTGCAAGAGCCATGAAAAAGGCTTTACTCCTGTTTCTGGGGTTATTCTTTAGTTCGCAAACGCTGTTTGCCCAGTCTTATATCAGCCAGGAAGCATTAAAAGAAATGCTGGATTACCGGGTTGAATCAGTTGATGAGTTGCCAGAAGTATTCTACAACTACTTCAAAATGTACAACTCGCGTGGCAACAACGTGATGGCACGCAACACGTTTTTCAAAGTCATAGGCGATGGTGACCTCGACCTGGGCAAACAACGCAGTAAACTGGTAGAATTGCTTAACCGCAAGCTGCTACCCAATATGGCAATTGGTGATACACTGGTTGTACCAACGGTCTTCAATACCGACTTCAGAGCGTATTCCCCGTTCCCTACGTATTATCCTGGGGGGCAGGACTTCCCTAAACTTTTCATCATTGAAAAGTCGCTTCAGGCTTTTGCTGCGTATGAGCACGGCCAATTGGCGCGTTGGGGCATTGTGAATACTGGATCAGCAGAATCTCAGACGCCAAATGGGCGCTACAATTTCAACTGGAAGACAGAATACCGCGTTTCCTCGTTAAGCCCACCGGGTGAACCATGGGAAATGTACTGGGTGTTTAATTTTCACCTCGCACGTGGCATCCATACACACCAGTATGCCATGCCTACGGGCGGCCCTACAAGCCATGGTTGCGTGCGCCTTATCGACGCAGACGCGGAGTGGGTTTACAACTGGGCAGACCCATGGAGAACGTCTAGAAAAGGCAGTGGGTACACAACTTCGTATGGGCGCGTATCGCAGCCCGGCACAACAGTGCTGGTTGTAGGAGAAGACCCGCCGCCAGGGGTAAGCCCGCAGCCGTTCACCTATGAAAACCGGTACCCGGTCCTTGAACGCGTGATTCTGCCGGCACATCCTTACGACATCCCAGCTGGCACACCACTACAGGAATACTTCGACAAAATCAGACTGGCAAGCTCCAACTAAGAGTTGAATGTTTAAGGTTGTGTTGGATTATCAGAAAACCTTAAACATTCAACCCAGCCCCCTTTACTTGATTTTGTAGAAGAAGCGGTCTGACCGGACCTGGTCGAGGGCTGGATTCCAGGAGAAGTATACAAACAGGGCTTTGCCTACTACGTGATCTTTCGGCACAAAGCCCCAGGCGCGGCTGTCGAGTGAGCTGTCGCGGTTGTCACCCATCACAAAGAAATAGTCCTGCTCGAACGTATACGAGGACGTCTGGACGCCATCAATTTCGTACGTATCATCATCGAGTTGACGTGCATCTCGCTCTTCATGCAGCTTAATCACGTCCTTGTATCGCGTCCAGTTTAGCGGATTGAGGGCAATCTCTTCGCCGGCTTTGGGGATATAAAGCGGACCATAGTTATCAAATCCAAAATTGCTGCCAACAGGAAAAACGCGCGAGCGTAACCTGGAATTACGAATAACCGGCTGCACGTCTGTAATTTCTCGCCACTTGCTGACTGTTACAGCTACAGCATCTGTTGCTTCAAAACTGATCGGGTCTCCCCTTCGCTGCGGCATCACAATCTGGTTTACCCCAAGGTCCTTCAGTCGCTGCATCGGGAAAGATGCTTCCGGGCTGATCGTAGCCCGCCACATCTGCTTCATTTCTGGCAGCATGCGTAAAGCTTCTTCGCCGATGTAGGGCACCTTGTTTACGATAGAAAGGGTCTCCCCTGGCAACGCAATCACGCGTTTGATGTAATGCGTTTTGCGGTCAATAGGGTAAGGCTCAGTCGGGACATTAAAAACAATCACATCGTTGCGCTTTACCGATGAAAACGCCGGCATCCGCATCGTAGGGAGTCCAACGTTTTCCAAATACAGATTGGTAAAGGGCAAGCCTACTGTGACAGGCAAACGGGCGCCATAATGCACTTTTGATACAAGTACAAAATCTCCCACTTGCAGCGTCTCCTCCATCGACTCGGATGGAATACGAAAAGCTTCAAACAGCAACGCACGAATCAGTAGCGCTGCTACAAAGGCGAGGAGCAAGGCCAAAGACCACTCCCACAAGATATCTCTGCGTTCTTGCCACGCAGAATGGGCAACTTCCTGAACAGGAATTTGAGCTACAGATTTGCGCTCGGAATCGTAAGGACCCATGCAACACTACCCTGAATCCGTCAATGAATGATTTTGAACATCCGGTTAAACCGGGGCAGGCTCCTGTTTTTATCCCACGAATAGTAAACCATTAATGCTTTGCCAACCACGTGGTCCATAGGGACAAATCCCCAGAAGCGACTGTCTTCTGAGTTATCGCGGTTATCGCCCATAACAAAATAGTAGTCCTGTTGAAAAGTATAAGAAGTTGCAGGACTGCCATCTATGGAGAACGTGCCATCACCCGTTACGCGGCCGCTGCGCCCTTCGTATTTATTGATGACTACGTCGTAAACG from the Bacteroidota bacterium genome contains:
- a CDS encoding L,D-transpeptidase, coding for MKKALLLFLGLFFSSQTLFAQSYISQEALKEMLDYRVESVDELPEVFYNYFKMYNSRGNNVMARNTFFKVIGDGDLDLGKQRSKLVELLNRKLLPNMAIGDTLVVPTVFNTDFRAYSPFPTYYPGGQDFPKLFIIEKSLQAFAAYEHGQLARWGIVNTGSAESQTPNGRYNFNWKTEYRVSSLSPPGEPWEMYWVFNFHLARGIHTHQYAMPTGGPTSHGCVRLIDADAEWVYNWADPWRTSRKGSGYTTSYGRVSQPGTTVLVVGEDPPPGVSPQPFTYENRYPVLERVILPAHPYDIPAGTPLQEYFDKIRLASSN
- the lepB gene encoding signal peptidase I, with the protein product MGPYDSERKSVAQIPVQEVAHSAWQERRDILWEWSLALLLAFVAALLIRALLFEAFRIPSESMEETLQVGDFVLVSKVHYGARLPVTVGLPFTNLYLENVGLPTMRMPAFSSVKRNDVIVFNVPTEPYPIDRKTHYIKRVIALPGETLSIVNKVPYIGEEALRMLPEMKQMWRATISPEASFPMQRLKDLGVNQIVMPQRRGDPISFEATDAVAVTVSKWREITDVQPVIRNSRLRSRVFPVGSNFGFDNYGPLYIPKAGEEIALNPLNWTRYKDVIKLHEERDARQLDDDTYEIDGVQTSSYTFEQDYFFVMGDNRDSSLDSRAWGFVPKDHVVGKALFVYFSWNPALDQVRSDRFFYKIK